Genomic DNA from Gemmatimonadales bacterium:
CACAGGATGCGGTCGTCCGCGGTCAGCCGATAGTAGTTGAAGAAGGCCCGCCCGTCGGTGACGCCTTGGCGCCGGCGCCAGCCGATCGTCGCCCGCTGGGTGGGGGAGAGCGGCTCGCTCACCAGCACGTAATCGTAGAGCGGAATGAATCGCCGCGTGACCTCTGGCAGGAGATGATGGGTATAGGCGCTGGTGGCGAGGATGACCCTTCGCGCATCGAGGCTCCCGCGCTCGACCTGAATCCTGACTCCGGCACCCCGCCGCTCCAGGCCGGTCACCCGGCTCTGCTCGTGGATCCGCACTCCCCGCCGCTCCGCCGCGTCGCAGAGACCATCCACCAGCTTCACTGGATCGAGGATGCCGCCGCCGCTCACGCCGACCCCACCCAGATAGAGCGGTGAATCCAGCTCGGCCCGCACCGCCTGCCGATCGAGATAGTGGAACGAATCGAGCCCTAGGCTCGCGGCGATCTCGATTGTTCGGCGCGCGTCTTCCAGCTGACCATCGGTGAGCGCCACCAGCAGACGGCCGGTGGGCTCGTAGTCGCAACGGATCCCTTCCCCCTCCAGGAACCCCACCAGCTCCGCCACGTTGCTCTCGCCCAGGCGGGCGAGCCGACGCGCCTCTGCCTGGCCGAAGTGGGTGATCGCGAGGCCGTGACTGTGGTCGACCGTCTCGGACAGCATCCCCGCGTTGCGCCCGCTCGCGCCGTGCGCCGCCAGTCCCTGCTCCAGCACCGTCACGTCCAGCGCGGGTGCAAGCTCCTTGAGGAAGAGCGCGGTCCAGAGCCCGGTGAGCCCCGCCCCGACGATGGCGATCTCGGTCTGGGCGGGGCCTTCCAGCGGGTGGGCAGCGCGGGGTGCACGGCGCGCCAGCCAGTAACAGGCCTGCTCGATGGGAGGCACGGCTGGGTGAAACGGCTCAGGCGAGCGGGATCGGAGAGCTGGTGCTCTCCCGCACCGTCCGATGTTGCCACAGCACGGTGGCCCCGAGCGCGACCAGGCTCACGAAGAGGATCGCGGTGGCGAGCACGTTGATCTGGGGAGGAAAGGCGGCCCGGCGCGCGCCGTACACGTACAACGGGTAGGTGACGCGGCTGCCGGCATTGAACAGGGTGATGATAAAGTCGTCCAGCGAGAGCGCGAACGCGAGCATGGCGGCCGCCGCCACGCCCGGAGCGATGATCGGCAGCGTCACCTTCCAGAACACCCGGAATGGGGGCGCGCCAAGGTCCATCGCCGCCTCCTCCAGGGTCCAGTCGAAGCCCCGGATCCGGGCCCGCACGCAGAGCGCCACGTAGCTCACCGAGAACATGATGTGCGCGATCACGATGGTGGTGAACCCGGTGGGGGCGTTCACGTTGAGGAACAGGGTGAGCAGCGACGAGCCGAGCACTACCTCGGGCGTGGTGAGCGGCAGCACCAGCAGCAGGCCCACGGCGCCGCTGCCGCGGAACCTGTAGCGCACCAGGGCCAGCGCGATGAGGGTGCCGAACAGAGTGGCCACCGCTGTCGAGAGCGCCGCCACCCGGAGGCTCAGCTTCAAGGCCTCGACCAGGGCCTGGTACTGGAACGGGTCCCGCCAGGCGTCCAGCGAGAACGACTTCCAGACGAAGTTGAATTTGCCGGCCGGCTTGTTGAAGCTGTAGAGCACGATCACGAAGATCGGCAGGAAGAGATAGAGCAGTACCAGCGCGGCGTACCCATCGAGCAGCCACCGGGTCATCCGCCTCATGCCAGCTCCTCGGTGCCGAGCACCCGGGCGTATGCCAACACGCCGAGGGTGATGATCAGCATGAGCACGAACGAGAGCGCGGCGGCCAGCGGATAGTCCCGGACGGCCAGAAACTGGTTCTGGATGATGGTGCCGATCATCTGTTGGTTGGGGCTGCCGAGCAGTTGGGCGTTGATGAAGTCACCCGCGGCCGGAATGAAGGTGAGCAGGCTGCCCGCGAAGACGCCGGGGAGCGAGAGCGGCAGCACCACCTTCCGGAACGCCCCTATCGGTGTGGAGTACAGGTCCTCGGCCGCCTCCACCAGCCGCCGATCGATCTTCTCCAGGCTGACGTAGATCGGCAGGATCATGAACGGGAGGAAGTTGTACGTGAGTCCGCCGACCACCGCCAACGTTGTGTCCAGCAGCCGGCCGCCCTCCGCCAGCAGATGCATCCGGCGGAGCAGCCAGGCGGCCGGTCCCTCGTCGTTCAGGATGGTCTTCCAGGCGAAGGTGCGGACCAGAAAGGTGGTGAAGAACGGCAGCACCACCAGACCCAGCAGCAGGTTCTTGAAGCGGCCCGCCCGGAACGCGATCACGTAGGCCAGCGGATAGCCGAGCGCGAGCGCCAGGAGCGTGGCGATCAGGGCGTAGCGAAAGGAACGGAAGAAGTGCACCCCATAGTTGTTGAGCGCCCGGTAGTAGCCGTCCCACCAGGGTGCGTCGACGACGTGCACTGAGGTCTGCGCCAGGGTGACGATCGGCACCACGAAGAAGACGAGCAGCCACAGGATGCCCGGCGCGATGAGCAGGTAGGGGGCCAGGCGACTCCGCCTCGACCCCCCTGCCGCGGTGCCCGCCATGTGTCGTCAGGCTCCGATGGCGTCCTGGAAGATACGGTTGAACTCGGTCTCTTCCTTCTCGTCCAGCGCCTTGAAGACGTGGAGCCGGGCGCGGAGATCATCGGGCGGATTCACCAGCGGGCTCTTGGCCAGGTCGGGCGCGACCTTGGCCAGCGCCTCGCCGGTGCCCTTCACGTCGGAAAGGTACGGCGCCGCGGCGACGATCTGGGCCGAGTGGACCGGATCGTACACGTAGTTGATCCAGGCCATCGCCAGGTCCTGCCGGTCCGACGTCTTGGGAATCATCATGTTGTCCGAATAGAGCATGGCCCCTTCCTTCGGCGCGAGCCACACTAGATCCGGGTTGTCGGCGTGCAGTCCCTGAATGTCTCCCGACCAGGCGATCGCCACCGCGATGTTCCCCGCCGCCAGGTCCTCGGCGTAGTCGTTGCCGGTGAACTTGCGAATCTGACCACCCAGTCGTGCCTTCTTGATCTTGGCGGCGGCGGCCCGCGCATCGGCGACCGTGGCCTTGGTCGGGTCCTTCCCCATTCCCAGCATCACCAGACCGATCGTGTCCCGCATCTCGGTCAGCATGGTGACCTGCCCCTTGAACTTGGGATCGAAAATGTCGTTGATGCTGGTGAGCTCCCGGCCGGTCTTCTTGGGGTTGTAGCCCACGCCGGTCATCCCCGAAAGCCACGGCACGCTGTACTTCCGGCCCGGGTCGAAGCTGACGTCCTTCACGTTGTCGACCACGTTGGCCTTGTTGGGGAACTTGCTGTCGTCCAGCGGCGCGACATAGCCCAGCCGGATCAATCGGCCGGCCATCCAGTCGGTCAGGACGATGATGTCGCGGTCGACGCTCTGGTTCCGCTTGAGCGGCTCGTCGATCTTGGCGAAGAACTCGTCGTTGTCGTTGATGTCCTCGGTGTACTCCACCTTGCTGCCGGTGGCCTTCTCGAATTCCGGCACGGTCTGCTTGTCGATGTACAGCGGCCAGTTCGAGATCCGGAGCGTCTTGCCGCCGCCGGTTCCTCCAGCGGCGGCGGGAGCCCCGGCAGCTGGGGCGCCTTCCTTGCCGCCGCCGCAAGCCGCGAGGAAGCTGCTGCCCAGCGCCAGCCCGCCGGCGCCAAGCGCTGTCCGTGCCAGGAAGCCTCGGCGGGTGACTGCCTGGCGGAGAAACTCGTGGAGCTGGTCATCACGCGGATCCGAATCTCGACGGCTCATGGCTGCGCTCCTAAGCGTGGGGGGGACCGAGGTGGGGCATCGGCATAACGGCCCGTTCGACGGTGGTTCGCAGATCGGACTCGACCGGCACCTGGTAACCGGCCGGCGGCAGCACCCGGGCGGCGTCCAGGTCCCAACTGGCCCACAGAGTCAGGCCAGGGTGGAGAGTGGGGAGCGACTGCTCGGGACCGATGTGTGCCACTACGTCAGTCCCGTCGGCGGTGCGCAGGGTACAGCGGACCACCGGACCCTGGAAGATGGCGTGCTGCAGGGTGAGTGGGACGGCGGCGCCGGCGGCGGGCGCCGCCTCTGAGAGGCGGAGCCGCTCCGGCCGGACCATGACCGTGGCGGATGAGCCGGCCGGCAGGGCCCACTCTCCGGTCGCCACCGGCACGGCGCGATCGCCGGCCAC
This window encodes:
- a CDS encoding FAD-dependent oxidoreductase, with amino-acid sequence MPPIEQACYWLARRAPRAAHPLEGPAQTEIAIVGAGLTGLWTALFLKELAPALDVTVLEQGLAAHGASGRNAGMLSETVDHSHGLAITHFGQAEARRLARLGESNVAELVGFLEGEGIRCDYEPTGRLLVALTDGQLEDARRTIEIAASLGLDSFHYLDRQAVRAELDSPLYLGGVGVSGGGILDPVKLVDGLCDAAERRGVRIHEQSRVTGLERRGAGVRIQVERGSLDARRVILATSAYTHHLLPEVTRRFIPLYDYVLVSEPLSPTQRATIGWRRRQGVTDGRAFFNYYRLTADDRILWGTSEAAYYGGNRVDPSCDHSPAHYAALRQSFARHFPALERLEFPYAWGGAICSTTRLTPFFGRALEGRVLYGLGYTGHGLGTTRLAGRILAHLALDRPSGLLDLALVRRKPFPYPPEPLRTWSVAGVTRALRRVDQGERPSLLLLLLDRMGLGFSS
- a CDS encoding ABC transporter permease, producing MRRMTRWLLDGYAALVLLYLFLPIFVIVLYSFNKPAGKFNFVWKSFSLDAWRDPFQYQALVEALKLSLRVAALSTAVATLFGTLIALALVRYRFRGSGAVGLLLVLPLTTPEVVLGSSLLTLFLNVNAPTGFTTIVIAHIMFSVSYVALCVRARIRGFDWTLEEAAMDLGAPPFRVFWKVTLPIIAPGVAAAAMLAFALSLDDFIITLFNAGSRVTYPLYVYGARRAAFPPQINVLATAILFVSLVALGATVLWQHRTVRESTSSPIPLA
- a CDS encoding ABC transporter permease is translated as MAGTAAGGSRRSRLAPYLLIAPGILWLLVFFVVPIVTLAQTSVHVVDAPWWDGYYRALNNYGVHFFRSFRYALIATLLALALGYPLAYVIAFRAGRFKNLLLGLVVLPFFTTFLVRTFAWKTILNDEGPAAWLLRRMHLLAEGGRLLDTTLAVVGGLTYNFLPFMILPIYVSLEKIDRRLVEAAEDLYSTPIGAFRKVVLPLSLPGVFAGSLLTFIPAAGDFINAQLLGSPNQQMIGTIIQNQFLAVRDYPLAAALSFVLMLIITLGVLAYARVLGTEELA
- a CDS encoding spermidine/putrescine ABC transporter substrate-binding protein; amino-acid sequence: MSRRDSDPRDDQLHEFLRQAVTRRGFLARTALGAGGLALGSSFLAACGGGKEGAPAAGAPAAAGGTGGGKTLRISNWPLYIDKQTVPEFEKATGSKVEYTEDINDNDEFFAKIDEPLKRNQSVDRDIIVLTDWMAGRLIRLGYVAPLDDSKFPNKANVVDNVKDVSFDPGRKYSVPWLSGMTGVGYNPKKTGRELTSINDIFDPKFKGQVTMLTEMRDTIGLVMLGMGKDPTKATVADARAAAAKIKKARLGGQIRKFTGNDYAEDLAAGNIAVAIAWSGDIQGLHADNPDLVWLAPKEGAMLYSDNMMIPKTSDRQDLAMAWINYVYDPVHSAQIVAAAPYLSDVKGTGEALAKVAPDLAKSPLVNPPDDLRARLHVFKALDEKEETEFNRIFQDAIGA